The following are encoded in a window of Panicum virgatum strain AP13 chromosome 5N, P.virgatum_v5, whole genome shotgun sequence genomic DNA:
- the LOC120671980 gene encoding transcription repressor OFP3-like, whose amino-acid sequence MDHGGGGRSSSRLRDRLARMFRPASLLRSTCNTTASACSSSAAVAPAGAPSTTPKAPPPASACSSSRALLAADAAVARDSFLASSRRDVLAPALVARTESFSTAVDRLNRRAGAPLLEANASAKDKSPREYRLGGKNNNSSDKMKTKLLSNPYGFSTSDDDAHSDVFSSDAEDLAGRGGATEKLTGESAETFFCSSRSFSSDSSEFYTSKKKKKKTKPPAAASCITSKPPPKPPKQQRGQQAAGRRHRRAASGACDTCGVRDGFRPVVCAAEEQVRKGFAVVKRSRDPYADFRSSMVEMIVGRQLFGAQDMERLLRSYLSLNAPRHHPVILQAFSDIWVVVHDG is encoded by the coding sequence ATGGATCACggcgggggagggaggagcagcAGCCGCCTCCGGGACCGCCTGGCCCGGATGTTCCGCCCGGCCTCGCTGCTCCGCTCCACCTGCaacaccaccgcctccgcctgctcctcctccgccgctgtCGCCCCAGCCGGCGCGCCGTCCACCACCCccaaggcgccgccgccggcctccgcgtgCTCCTCCAGCcgcgcgctcctcgccgccgacgccgccgtcgcccgggaCTCCTTCCTCGCCTCGTCCCGCCGCGACGTCCTCGCGCCGGCGCTCGTCGCCCGCACCGAGTCCTTCTCCACCGCCGTCGACCGCCTCAACCGCCGCGCAGGGGCGCCGCTGCTGGAGGCCAACGCCAGCGCCAAGGACAAGAGCCCGCGCGAGTACCGCCTCGGCGGCAAGAATAATAACAGCAGCGACAAAATGAAGACGAAGCTGCTCTCCAACCCCTACGGCTTCAGCACCTCGGACGACGACGCCCACAGCGACGTCTTCAGCAGCGACGCCGAggacctcgccggccgcggcggggccaCCGAGAAATTGACAGGCGAGTCGGCGGAGACATTCTTCTGCTCCTCGCGGAGCTTCTCCTCCGACTCCTCCGAGTTCTACaccagcaagaagaagaagaagaagaccaagcccCCCGCAGCCGCCTCTTGCATTACTAGCAAGCCGCCGCCCAAACCCCCGAAGCAGCAGCGGGGCCAGCAGGCCGCCGGcaggcgccaccgccgcgcggcgagcggcgcctgCGACACGTGCGGCGTCCGGGACGGGTTCCGCCCGGTCGTgtgcgcggcggaggagcaggtGCGCAAGGGCTTCGCGGTGGTGAAGCGGTCGCGGGACCCCTACGCCGACTTCCGGTCCTCCATGGTGGAGATGATCGTGGGGCGGCAGCTCTTCGGCGCGCAGGACATGGAGCGCCTGCTGCGCTCCTACCTCTCCCTCAACGCGCCGCGACACCACCCCGTCATCCTGCAGGCCTTCTCCGACATCTGGGTCGTCGTTCACGACGGCTAG